TCCTCGCGGCTGGGCACCACGCCCGCGAGGCGGGCCTGGGCAATGCCCTGGATGGTAGCTGCCTTGCTCGCCGAAAAGCCGCATGCGCGCATCGCCTCTGGCGTTACAGCCAGCAGTTGGTCCGGTGCAGGAAAGCTGCCCTCGGGGAACAGCGCCAACAGCCGCCCCAGAATCGACTCGGCAGCGCGGGCATGCAACTGCTGGTAGGCAATCGCCCTAACCAGCGCCTCATAGGGCTCGCGCCCCGGCGTCGCCTGGTGCAGGCACGGCCCAATTGCAGCAATATGCCGCGCCCAGTCCGGGTCCGCGCCGGCAAGGTATCGGGTCGCTTCGCGGTAGGTTTCGGGCGAAAGGTCAGCCAGGATCATGGCGGTTCCAACAGGTTGACTAGAGACCTAGCTTAGCCCAGCCGTTCATCGGCGAAACGCCGGATCTTGCGGGGCTAATTCCTGGCATACCATTGCTCTGTGCCGCGCTCCGCGCATAGAATTGAGAACTATTCACAATCGCATACCCCCACGGGATCAGGCCTCCGATACGATGCAGATCAACGACACGCTCAAGCCAACCGAGGTCGCTCTGCTCTATCAGTCCCACCACGCCTGGCTCAGCGGCTGGTTGCGCAGCCGGGTCGGGTGCCATGAGCATGCCGCCGACCTGGCCCAGGATACCTTCGTACGGCTGTTGCGTGCCCGCCAGGTCTCGCCGCTCAAGGAGCCTCGTGCTTATCTGAGCGCCATCGCCCGTGGGCTGATGATCGACCAGTTCCGCCGCCGCGCCCTGGAGCGCGCCTATCAGGAAAGCCTGGCCCATCTACCTGAGGCCGACGTGCCCAGCGAGGAACACCGGCTGGTCATCCTCGATACCTTGGAGCGCCTAGACCGCGCCCTGCACGCGCTGAAGCCACGTGTGCGGCAGGCCTTCTTGCTGGCCCAGATCGACGGGCTGAGCATCGCGCAGATCGCCCAGCGCCTTGATGTCTCCCGCGCGACTGTCGAGCGCGACCTGGCCAGAGCGCTGGGTGTCTGCTATCGGTTGCGTTATGTCGAGCTCTGACAGCACGCCCGCGCAGGCCCAGGTCGACCAGGCCATCGACTGGCTGGTGAAGTTGCGCTTCGACACCCCCAGCCCGCGTACCGAGCGGCAATTTCAGCAATGGCTGGCCAGCCACCCACAAAACCCTCAGGCCTGGCAGCGCGTCAGTAGCCTTAGCGACGAGCTGGCCGGGCTACCCAAGGCACTGAGCCGACGCACCCTCGACGCCCGCCAACGTCAGCACACCAGCCGCCGTGACCACCTCAAGCTGCTGGCGCTGCTGGCCGTCGGGGGCAGCCTGGGCTGGGCTGCGCGCGAGCCATTGGGCCTGCCGCAGCTACTGGCTGACAGCAGCACCGCCGCAGGTGAGCGCCGGCAGTTACAAGGCAGCGATGGCAGCCGTATCCAGCTCAACACCGCCAGCGCCATCGACCTGCGCTACAGCAACGAACAACGTCAGCTTGAACTGATACGGGGCGAGGTCAGCCTGGACAGCAACGCCAACGACAGCCGCCCGTTCCGTATCGATACGCGTGTCGCCACCCTGGCCACACTCGACGGCCAGTTGCTGCTGCGCGAAAACGACAATGGCCTGTTGCTGGCAGTACGCCGTGGCGAGGTCACGCTGTTTCCCGCGTCTGCCTCAGCGCGAGGGGTGCAGGCCGGCGAAACGTTGCAAGTGCTGGCCAACGGCAGCTTGCAGGCCGTGAGCCTGCACAGCGACCCCTGGGGCTGGACCGACGGCGTGCTCAGCGTGCAGCAGATGCCGCTGGGTGAATTTACCGCCGAACTCGCCCGCTACCGCCCGGGCCTGCTGCGCTGTGCCGACGAAGTGGCAAATCTGAAGGTCTCCGGCACGTATCAGCTGGCCGACACCGAACACATTCTGAAACTGCTTGCACGCAGCCTGCCGGTGCGGATCGACTACCGCACACGCTATTGGGTGAGCATCGGCGCCGTCTGAACACCGTGTGATCAGTCCGCCACCGCTCGCAAGCGCCCTGCCCGCCGGTACGACTGCCGGGCAAAGCAGACGAACAGCCCTGCCATGATCGCCAGCGCCATCGGCAGCCCGTGCGGTGCCACATCCATCGCCGCGCCACTGACCAGCGGCCCGACCAGGCTACCCACGCCCCACAGCAAGCCGACGCTGGCATTGGCCGTGACCAGGTCCTGCCCTTTGAAGCGCTGCCCGATCAGCACCAGCGCCAAGGTATAGATGCCCCCCGCCACAGCGCCCAGCACCACCAGCAGCGGCCACAGCAACCAGGTCATCTGCAGCAGCCACGGCAAGCCGATGCCAATCAGCATCGCCACCAGGCCGCACACCAGGTGCAGCCCAGTGCGCTCGACCCGGTCGGCCAACCAGCCCAAGGGCAGCTGGAACAACATGTCGCCGGCAAACACCACCGTCACCATCAGCGCCGCCACACCCACGGCAAACCCGTGGCTGGTGGCATATACCGGCAGCAGCGACAGCACCACGGCGTCGAAGAAGGAGAAGAACAACACCGCCACGCACAAGGCCGGCGCCACGCGGAAGAAGCCGGCCAGGCCGAAGCTTTTGTCGCCTTCTTCATGCTCGACGTAATCGTTGGGCACGGTCAGCACGATGCACAGCAGGGCCAGGCCATAGCAGGCGGTGACCACGCCGGTGATCCAAGGGCTGTTAGCCCCCAGCACGGCCAGCATCGCCGGGCCAAGGACCTGGAAACCGGTGAAGCTGGTGGCGTACAGGGCCATGATCTTGCCGCGGTTGTGCTCGGGGCACAGCTCGTTGACCCAGGACTCGCCCAGAATGATGGCGATACCCATGCCGATGCCCAGGCCCAGGCGCAGCAATGCCAGCAGCCAGATCGAGTCGAAGGCGGACTCCAGCAAGGCAATGCTGACGGTGCACAAGCTGAAGCACAGCAGGTAAATGGTGCGCCGGGTCAGCAGCCGGCAGCAGGCATCGACCATGAACGCCGAGAGCATCATCCCTGCCGCTGGGATGGCCGAAATGATGCCGATTTCAAGCGTGCCTGCGCCGGCCTCATGCAGACGCAACGACACCAACGGCAGGCTGGCCCCCAGGCTGAAGCCCACCACCGACACGGCGAACAATAAGCCCGCCAGCAAACGCATGTTCATTTACCACTCCTTGCAAACCGAAAAGACGAGCAAACACGAGCGCGTACGCCGGGACGGCGGACGACGCAAAAGCGCGGATCAGTTCAGGGCGAGGTGTGGCGAGAAGGTGAAGGCAAACAGCACGCTGCGCCGACGCTTGAGCACCGTGTCGCTCGGCCATGCACGACGCAGGGCCTGGAGTACAGGCTGGCGAGCATGTGGGAGGGACGGGTTACGGCGCATTGCTTTGACTACGCAGGTTGGTGAAAAGAGGCGGCACTCTAGGCTAACGGTGGTCGGGCCGTCAATCATCAGGGGCCGCAGCAGCGCGGCCCCCTGCAGGCTCAACGCTTGCCGGTAGACGGCAGCAACACCGCCAACAACCCGAACAACGGCAGGAACGAGCACACACCATACACATACTCGATACCGCGCAGGTCCGCGACATACCCCAGCAGCGCCGCGCCGATGCCGCCAAAGCCAAACATCAGCCCGAAGAAGATCCCGGCAATCATGCCCACGCTTCCCGGCACCAGCTCCTGTGCATACACCACGATGGCCGAAAACGCTGAGGCCAGGATGAAGCCGATCACCACGCTCAACACCGTGGTCCAGAACAGGTCGGCATACGGCAGTGCCAGGGTGAACGGCGTCACGCCCAGAATCGAGAACCAGATCACCGCCTTGCGCCCGATACGGTCACCGATCGGGCCACCAAAGAAGGTACCGGCCGCGACTGCGCCGAGGAACAGGAACAGGTGCAGTTGCGAGCTGGCCACCGAGACGTCGAACTTCTCGATCAGGTAGAAGGTGAAGTAGCTGGTGAAACTGGCCATGTAGAAGTACTTGGAGAACACCAGCAGGCCCAGCACGATCAGCGCCGCAATCACCCGCTTGCGCGAGATGCCATGGGTGGCCTGCACGGCCTTGCGGGCCTTGGCCTGGTTCAGGTGCTCCTTGTACCAACTGCGCAGCATCAAGGTCACGGCGAAGAAGAACAGCCCTGCCAGACCGAACCAGGCCACGTGCGTCTGCCCGAACGGAATCACGATCGCCGCAGCCAACAGCGGCCCCAGCGCCGAGCCGGTGTTACCACCCACCTGGAAGGTCGATTGAGCCAGG
The sequence above is drawn from the Pseudomonas putida genome and encodes:
- a CDS encoding MFS transporter, which encodes MNMRLLAGLLFAVSVVGFSLGASLPLVSLRLHEAGAGTLEIGIISAIPAAGMMLSAFMVDACCRLLTRRTIYLLCFSLCTVSIALLESAFDSIWLLALLRLGLGIGMGIAIILGESWVNELCPEHNRGKIMALYATSFTGFQVLGPAMLAVLGANSPWITGVVTACYGLALLCIVLTVPNDYVEHEEGDKSFGLAGFFRVAPALCVAVLFFSFFDAVVLSLLPVYATSHGFAVGVAALMVTVVFAGDMLFQLPLGWLADRVERTGLHLVCGLVAMLIGIGLPWLLQMTWLLWPLLVVLGAVAGGIYTLALVLIGQRFKGQDLVTANASVGLLWGVGSLVGPLVSGAAMDVAPHGLPMALAIMAGLFVCFARQSYRRAGRLRAVAD
- a CDS encoding DNA-3-methyladenine glycosylase family protein — protein: MILADLSPETYREATRYLAGADPDWARHIAAIGPCLHQATPGREPYEALVRAIAYQQLHARAAESILGRLLALFPEGSFPAPDQLLAVTPEAMRACGFSASKAATIQGIAQARLAGVVPSREEALGMPDEALIERLVALRGVGRWTVEMLLIYSLERSDILPVDDFGVREGYRRLKGLEKAPTPAQMRSLGGGWHPYRTVAAWYLWRA
- a CDS encoding sigma-70 family RNA polymerase sigma factor, with product MQINDTLKPTEVALLYQSHHAWLSGWLRSRVGCHEHAADLAQDTFVRLLRARQVSPLKEPRAYLSAIARGLMIDQFRRRALERAYQESLAHLPEADVPSEEHRLVILDTLERLDRALHALKPRVRQAFLLAQIDGLSIAQIAQRLDVSRATVERDLARALGVCYRLRYVEL
- a CDS encoding MFS transporter, translated to MAISSTSTASTNAAANPANPLVMRIIGFCALAHLINDLIQSVLPAIYPMLKANYDLSFAQIGMITLTFQITASLLQPWVGFFTDRRPAPNLLPLGTLCTLVGIVMLAFVGSFPMILLASALVGIGSSTFHPETSRIARLASGGRFGLAQSTFQVGGNTGSALGPLLAAAIVIPFGQTHVAWFGLAGLFFFAVTLMLRSWYKEHLNQAKARKAVQATHGISRKRVIAALIVLGLLVFSKYFYMASFTSYFTFYLIEKFDVSVASSQLHLFLFLGAVAAGTFFGGPIGDRIGRKAVIWFSILGVTPFTLALPYADLFWTTVLSVVIGFILASAFSAIVVYAQELVPGSVGMIAGIFFGLMFGFGGIGAALLGYVADLRGIEYVYGVCSFLPLFGLLAVLLPSTGKR
- a CDS encoding FecR domain-containing protein, whose translation is MSSSDSTPAQAQVDQAIDWLVKLRFDTPSPRTERQFQQWLASHPQNPQAWQRVSSLSDELAGLPKALSRRTLDARQRQHTSRRDHLKLLALLAVGGSLGWAAREPLGLPQLLADSSTAAGERRQLQGSDGSRIQLNTASAIDLRYSNEQRQLELIRGEVSLDSNANDSRPFRIDTRVATLATLDGQLLLRENDNGLLLAVRRGEVTLFPASASARGVQAGETLQVLANGSLQAVSLHSDPWGWTDGVLSVQQMPLGEFTAELARYRPGLLRCADEVANLKVSGTYQLADTEHILKLLARSLPVRIDYRTRYWVSIGAV